The genomic window CTGTCCCGCTTCGAAGCGCTCAGCGTAGCCGTCGGGGCTCTCGGGAGCGAGCCCGTCGTCCACGCCAACGGCTACGTCTGCCGCGAGTCCTTCGCCGTGCGCGACCGGCCGGAGAACTTCTACATGATCGGCTCCATGGGGCTCGCCTCGTCCATCGCCCTGGGGCTCGCGCTGGCCCGCCCGGAGCGGCGCACCGTGGTCTTCGACGGCGACGGCAACCTCCTCATGAACCTGGGCATTCTGCCCATGGTCGGCGGTGGGCCGGCGATCGGCCGCGGCCGCCCCGCGAACTTCGTCCACGTCGTCTTCGACAACAGCGTCTACGCTTCGACGGGCGGGCAGCTGTCGCCGTCGCGCGGCGTCGGCCTCGCCGCCGTGGCGGCGGCGTGCGGCTATGCGCGGGCCGAGTCCGTCGACTCGGCGGCCGGGGTCGAGAGCGCGCTTCGCGGAGCGCTCGAGGCCGACGGCCCGAGCTTCATCCTCGTCCGCGTCAACGCCGAAGAGCACCCGGCGCCACGCATCCCCTACGCCCCCGAGGAGATCCGCGACCGTTTCCGTCGCGCCATCGGGAGCCCGTGAGCGTCAGGCTGCTGCGGCCGCTGCTCCTTGCGGTCGGTCTCGCGGTCGTCGTGTGGCTCGTCTGGGATCTCGGACCGGCGGCTGTGTGGGAGGCCATCCACAGACTGTCCTGGCGGCTCGGGCTGGTCGTGCTCTTCCCGTTCTGCGTGGCCGTCGTCCTCGACACGCTCGGCTGGCGCCTGCTCCTTCCCACGTGCCGCGTCCCGTGGGGGACGCTCGCCGCGGCGCGCCTCGCGGGGGAAGCGGTTAATCTCCTAACGCCGACGGCCTCGGTCGGCGGTGAGCCGCTCAAGGCCTACCTCGTGCGCGACCGCCTTCCGCTCGACGAGGGGCTTGCCTCCGTGGTCGTGGACAAGACCACCATGGTCATGGGCCAGGCCGCCTTCCTCGCGGCCGGTCTCGGCGTGGCGCTCCTGGCCCTGGAGCCGTCGAGGACCGTGACCATCGCGATGGCGGCTCTGCTCGCGGTCGAGATCGTCGGAGTGGGCGGCTTCGCCATGGTGCAGATCCGTGGAGGCATCGCCGGGGCGGGCCGCATCCTCCACCGGCTGGGTGTGGGACGGGCCGAGAGCCACCAGGAACTGCTTCACGAGGTGGACGGACGGCTCGCGCGCCTGTACCGGGAGCGGCGCGCCCGAGTGCTGCTGTCCGCGCTGCTCCACACGCTCGGCTGGGCCGTCGGCGGCTTCGAGATCTACGTGGTGTTGACGCTGGCAGACATCCCGGTGAGCCTCACAACCGCGCTCGTCCTCGAAGCCGTCGGCTGTGCCGTCAGGTTCGCGACCTTCATGGTTCCGGGCTCGCTCGGCGCGCTCGAGGGCGGCAACGTCGCCGTCTTCGCCGCCTTCGGCCTGCCCGGAGCGGCGGGGCTTTCCTTCTCCCTCGTTCGCCGACTACGCGAGGCGACGTGGGCGCTGATAGGGCTCGGAGCCCTGGCAGCCTTCAAGTCCCGGCCCGAGGGTCCGGCGGTCGGCGGGTCGAGCCCCGCGGGAGGTTCCGGAGGCGCCTGACGCTGTGGTAACATGACCCGTCCTTATTAACGACCGTCTGGGAGGTCCACGTGGGATCGGTACGCGTCGCCATCGTCGGAGTCGGCAACTGCGCCTCGGCGCTCGTCCAGGGAGTCCACTTCTACAAGAACGCTCCGGACGACGGCTTCATCCCGGGCCTCATGCGGCCCCGGCTCGCCGGGTACCACGTCGGCGACATCGAGTTCTCCGCGGCGTTCGACGTGGATGTCAACAAGGTCGGCCGTGATCTCTCCGAGGCCATCTGGGCCAAGCCCAACAACACGGTGCGCTTCGGCGAGGTGCCGCATCTCGGGGTGCCCGTCCAGCGCGGGATGACGCATGACGGCCTGGGCCACTACCTGTCCCAGGTCATCACGAAGGCGCCCGGCCCCACGGTCGACATCGCCGGCATCCTCCGCGAGACGCGCACGGACGTGGTGGTCAACTTCCTGCCCGTCGGCAGCGAGATGGCGACCAAGTGGTACGTCGAGCAGATCCTCGACGCCGGCTGCGGCTTCGTCAACTGCATTCCGGTCTTCATCGCGCGCGAAGAGTACTGGCGTCGCCGCTTCGAGGAGCACGGCCTGCCGATCGTGGGCGACGACGTCAAGTCGCAGGTGGGCGCGACCATCATCCACCGGGTGCTGACCAAGCTCTTCATGGACCGCGGCGTGCGGATGGAGCACACGAGCCAGCTCAATGTGGGCGGCAACACCGACTTCCTGAACATGCTCGAGCGCTCGCGCCTGGCCTCCAAGAAGATCTCCAAGACGGACGCGGTCCGCTCGCAGCTCGCGCACGAGATGGCGGCCGACGACATCCACATCGGCCCGAGCGACTACGTGCCGTGGCTGCTCGACCGCAAGTGGGCACACATCCGGCTCGAGGGTCGCGCCTTCGGCGACCAGCCCATCAACGTCGAGCTCAAGCTCGAGGTGTGGGACTCGCCGAACTCAGCCGGGGTCGTCATCGACGCGATCCGCTCCTGCAAGATCGCCATGGACCGCGGCCTCAAGGGTGCGCTCTTCGCCCCGTCGGCCTACCTGATGAAGTCCCCGCCCGAGCAGTGGTCGGATGAGATCGCCCGCACGCGGCTCGAGCGCTTCATCGACGGCGGCGTCTAGTCAGCGTAGCTCGGCGGGCCACGGCCCGCGCAGGGCTCCGCCAAGTCGGGGCTCCGCCAAGTCGGGGCTCCGCCAAGTCGGGGCTCCGCCAAGTCGGGACTCCGCCAAGTCGGGACTCCGATGGTAGACTGGGTTAGTCGCCCCGCTGCCATGCCATGATCGCCATCTCGAGAACGGGACGTCTGCTGCGCCGCCTGGTCCGGCTCTCCTGCCGGCGGCCGCTCGTTACGACGCTTCTCTCGCTCATCCTGGCCGTCGCCGGCGTCACCTACACGCTCCACGCGCTCAGCTTCAAGACCTCCGGCCGAGATCTCCTGCCCAAGAAAGCCGGCTACATCGTGCGCTACAACCAGTACGCGCGGGAGTTCGGCGAGCTCGAGGACATCGTCATCGTCATCGAGGCGCGCACCTTCGAGGCAGCCAAGGACTACGCCGCGCGCCTCGTTCAGGAGCTTCGCGCCTCGCCGCTCAAGTTTCCGCGGGTGGCGTACCGCGTGGATCCGAAGCGCTTCGAAGGCCGTCATCTCCTCTATCTCCCGGAGAAGCAGCTCAAGGAGATCCGCGACAGGATCTTCGACCACCAGGAGTTCATGGAGAGCTTCGCCGGCGACCCAAGCCTGGCGCGGCTGATCGAGGGCGCCAACGCGGCAATGGCCTCGGCTTTCGTCTCGAACCTGTTCGACCTCGGGATCGGCCAGGGCAGCGGGGAGGACACGCGCTTCCTGCGCCTGGTGCTGGACCAGATCGCCGGGCGTCTCGAGCACCCGACGCCCTACCGCTCGCCGTGGGGCACGCTCTTCTCCTTGAGCGAGCGCCCCGCCGACGCTGGCTATTTCCTCTCGGACGACAAGAGCCTGCTCTTCGTGCTCGTGGAGACGCCGCAGAGCGAGAAGGGCAGCTTCATGAGCGACCGTCGGGCCATCGAGATCATCCGCCGCGTCATCGCGGACCTCAAGCCGGCCTTCCCCACCGTGCAGGCTGGAGTGACCGGCGGCCCGACCCTGTCCAACGACGAGATGACGGCGGCCTTCCACGACAGCAGCGTCGCGACCGTGCTCGCCTTCGGGCTGACGCTCCTCGTGATGCTGCTGGCCTTCTGGCGGGTGGGCAAGCCCCTCCTGATGCTGGCCGTGCTGGCGGTGACGCTCGCCTGGTCCATGGGGATCATCACGCTGACGGTCGGACACCTGACTATCTTCTCGGTCATGTTCATCTCCATCGTCATCGGCATCGGCATCGACTACGGCATCTACTTCCTGTTCCGCTACGAGGAGGAGATCTTCCTCGGGCGCAACCTCAAGGAGGCGCTCGAGCTGACCGCCGCACGGGCGGGGCCCGGCATGCTCATCGGCGCGCTGACGGCCGGTGGCACCTTCTACGTCCTCATGCTGACCGATTTCCGCGGCATCCAGGAGCTGGGCTTCATCGCCGGCACCGCCATCCTGATGGCGTGGCTCGGCATGATGACGCTGTTCCCCGCGCTGCTTGTCGTGGTCGACCGCCGCCACGGCGACCGGCCCCGCAACCAGGCGCCGCGGGCGCACGCGCTCGAGCGCATCAACGTTCCTGTGCTCGACCGCCTGACGCGCTACCCCAAGGCGGTGCTCACGATCGCCGGGGTCGCGACGGCAGCCTCGCTCGGGGCCCTTCCGTACGTAGGCTTCGACTACAACCTGCTGAACCTCCAGCCCAAGCGTACGGAGTCGGTGATCTGGGAGAAGCGCATCCTCGCCAACACCGGGCGCTCGGGCTTCAACGGCCTGGCCTCGGCCACGACTCTCGAGGAGCTCCGCCGGAAGCAGGAGGCCTTCGAGAACCTCTCGTCGGTGTCCGAGGTGGACTCGGTTCTCCGCGTCATCCCCGATAACCAGAAGGAGAAGATCGCGATCGTGCGGACCTTCGCGCCTATCGTCGCGCCGGTGCGCGTCGGCCGCTCGAGCCCGGTTGATCTCGACCGGCTGACGCGGGCGCTCGGTGAGCTCACGCGACGGCTGGACATCTTCGCCGCGGAGGCGGGGGACAAGCTGCCGGATGACCTCAAGCAGCTGCGGACCCGGACGATGGCCCTGATCACGGCGCTCCAGTCGACCAGCCGCGAGGTCTCGGAGCCCGCGCTGACCCACCTGCAGTCCCAGCTCTACGGCGACTTCGTCACCAACTTCTTCGATCTGCAGCGCAACCTGAACCCTCGACAGATCGGTCTCGCGGACGTGCCCGACGAGCTCCGGCGCAAGTTCATCGGCAAGCGCGGCGACTTCCTGCTGCAGATCCACCCCAAGCTGGACATCTGGGAGCGCGAGGGTGCGCGGCAGTTCGTGCGCGAGCTCAGATCGGTGGACCCGGACGTGACGGGGGCGCCCATCATCACCTACGAGGCCATCGGCTACATGGAGCGGGCGTACTTCCAGGGCACCGCGTACGCGTTCATCCTCGTGGGGCTGCTCTCCGCGCTGATGATCCGCCGGGGGAAGGAAACCCTGCTGGCGCTCCTCCCGCTGGTGCTGGCGCTCCTCTGGACGATCGGCCTGATGCGCGTCTTCCACCTGCAGTTCACCATGGCCAATGTGTGGGGCCTGCCGCTCATCGTCGGCGCGTCAGCCGAGTTCGGGCTCAACGTGATCGTCCGCTACTTCGAGGGGCGCGACCACGGCGGCCCGCTAATCGCGCGCAGCACGATCATGGCGGTGGCGCTCAACGGCGTGACCACGATGGTCGGCTTCGGCAGCCTGATGATCGCCCGGCATCAGGGCATCTTCGGGCTGGGTCTCCTGCTGACGATCGGAGCCTTCTGTGCCCTGCTCGCCTCGCTGGTGGTCCTGCCGGTCATCCTTCGATTGATCGCCCGGCCCGCCGCGCACGCGGCGCCAACAGTCGCCCGCTCCTCGGCCGCTTAGCAGGGTCCAGGGCGCCGAGAAGGGTCCAGATTCGAGGCGGCGCCCGAAGACCGCACGCGAGGCGTACTCCTGTACGTTGAGCGTGCGGTCGAGGGCGCCAACGAAGCAGATGGGCCCTTCTCGGCGCCCTGCGAGTTAGAAGGCGTCGGGGGCGGCTGCGATGTGTTCCAAGTCCGCGTGGGTATAGGAGCCGAGGCTCCGGAAGTCGAGCTCGGTGTAGTTCTTGATCCAGCGCATGGCGATCTTGACAGCCTTGCGGTAGCGTACTCCGGTCTCCACGTCCTTCCCCAGCGATAAGTAGAGGATGTCCTGGACCTCTTCCTTCAGGAGCCGCTTCACCATGGGAAAGTCGTGGACCTGCGACGGATCGGTCGAGTCCTTCGCGTGGTGCCGGATGCGCTGGGCGATCTGGGCCACCGACATGCGGCCGGTGGCGAGATCCTCCATCAGCGCCGGGTGGACACCTGGCTTGCCCGCCAAGCTGTCGATACCCTTCGCGCCGCGGCCGCCGAGCCAGCCCTCGACGTACTCGATCACCATGCGCGCGTTGCGCCGCGTCCCGCCGACCGTGATCGGCCCCATGGGCACCTCGATCTTGACCGGGTAGTTGCCAACCTCGGTCATCGCCAGCGTGGGCTTCCAGCCTGAGGCGGCGAGGCGCTTGAACGGCTCCCCGGCAGTCTTCATGTGGAAGATATGCGCGACCCAGGCGCGGATGAAGCCCTGCTGCGCCTCCCACTCCTTGTCGGCGCGGATCGCCTCCCCCGCCACCCGGTTGACCTCGGGGTCATTGCCCGGCAGGGCCGTCGCCATGCCGCCGATGGGCACCGCCCCTCGCTTGAGGCAGATCGCCACCAGCCTCCGGAAGATATTGGCGAGGAAGGGCGTCGTCTTGATGTCCACGCCGAAGCGGTCCGGCCAGACCGACGTCGGGTCGGCCATGACGAACTCGAAGATCGAGGCCTTGAGGTCCCAGCGCGCGGCATTGAGGCCGGCGGCGTAGGGACCGAGGGCGTAGAGCATCTCCTCCATCAGGTAGACGGCAGGCAGCGACTCGACCAGCGGGATGCCGCGGATGACCGCGTCCGTGAGAGCCGGCAGATGCCGGCGGCTCGCGTCGAAGACATCGCGATACCAGGCGACCTCCTCCACGGTCTCGACCTTGGGAAGATAGAAGTAGATACCCTGCCCGCGCCCCGCCTGGGCGCGCCCCGCGTAGTAGAGCGTCAGCGCCGTGCCGAGGATGGCCGCCGGCACGGGCCGGCCGTCCACGGTGACGTCGTGCTCGTCGAGGTGGAGCCCGCGCTCGCGGTGCATGAAGAACGGCAGCTCGCCGGGCGCGATGCGGTACTCCCTGCCGCGCGCCGTGTCTGTGTAGGCCAGCTCGCGATTGACCGCCATCAGACGGTTCTGCGCCGCCCGCACCGTGTCTACTAGCCGGTGTCCGCCGGAATCCTCGTCGTCGTCGAGGTCGCCCTCGGCGCGCTCGCCCTCGGGACCGGGGTTGAGCGCGTTGATGAACATGCTCGTGATCGAGCAGGGCCCGGAAATCTCGATGCCGGGGCGCCTGAGGTCTTCGGGCACCGGCGGCACCTTCCAGTCGCCCGTCGTGGCGGCGGAAACCGGCTGAGGCCCGGGCAGCGTCCCCTGCTCGAGCGCGCGCCTGAGCACCGCGTCGCGCTGGCGACGGAGCGCATGCACGCGCGGCGTGAAGTCGTCGTGCACCGCGCAGAGGTACTCGCAGAAGTCCGCGGTGAAGAGCTGGGCCGCGCCCTCCACCGGGGCGAAGCGGACACGGGTCGTCGCGCTCGTCGGGGTCATCGCGACGCTCCAGTGGGGGACACTCCTGGGCTCCGTGGTTGGCGGTCTACAGCCTGGCGACCTGGACCAGGTTCGAGTGCAGCGCCGGCCCCCCGCCCATGTCCGCGAGCCGGTCGTCGGTGATCACGTTGACGCCGCGACCGCCCGCCTGGTGCTTGGACCACCAGATGCCCTCGATGACGGCGAGGCCGGGGCGGGTGTCGTCCGTGAGCGTCGCGGTGAACCGCGCCTCACCTCGGGCGCTCCGCACCATCACGGCGTCTCCGTCCGCGATTCCGCGCGGGCGGGCATCCTCGGGATGGAGGAACACCGAGGCGCCCCGCTGGCGGCGCCTCAGCTTGTCCGACTGGCTGAAGGACGAGTTCAGGAAGAAGCGGTTGGGCGGCACGATGCACTGGAGCGGGTAGCGCCGCGCCACGGCCTCGTTCTCCGGTCCCTCGACGAGCGGCACGTACGTCGGCAGCAACGGCAGGCCCGCTCGGGCCATCGACTCGGAGACGAACTCGACCTTGCCCGAGGGCGTCGGCGCGCCGACGGCGAACGGCAGGTACGGCCGGCCGACGCTCAAGCGCACCGACCGCTCCGCCTTCAACCGCTCGTACGTGATGCCCGCGACCGACAGGTCGCCGGACGCCAGCACCTCCCGGATGAGCGCGGGCTCGTCCTTGGAGAAGTGCGGGTCGGTCAGCCCCATCGCACGCGCCAGCAGCCGGACCACGCGCCAGTTGGAGCGCGACTCCCCGGCCGGCTCGATGACCGGCTCGGCCAGCTGAACGTAGAGGTGACCGAAGGACTTGTACAGGTCCACGTGCTCCATCGACGTCGTGGCGGGGAGCACGATGTCCGCGTAGTCCGTCGTGTCGGTCAGGTGCTGCTCGTGGACCACCGTGAAGAGGTCCTCGCGGGCGAGGCCGCGCAGCACCAGCTCCTGGTTCGGCACGACCGAAGCGGGGTTCGAGTTGTAGACGTAGAGCGCCTTGACGGGCGGGCTCATGCAGGGGTCGGTCAGCGCCTGCCCCAAATGGATCATGTTGATCGTCCGGGGCTCTAGCGCGGGCATGAGGTCGCGCCGCTCGAGGGCGGCCAGATCGAGCCCGAAGGTGCGCGTGGAGGACAGGAGCGCCCCGCCCGAGGGATGCGCATACGCGCCCGTGAGCGCCGGCAGGCACGCGATCGCGCGGCAGGTGCCGCCGCCGTTCTCATGGCGAGAGAGCCCGATCCCCACGCGCAGGAACGACGCCGGCGACGCCCCGTAGCGGCGCGCAAAGCTCACGACCGCCTCCGGCGTGAGCCCCGTGATGGCGGCGACGCGCTCCGGGGCGTACTGCTTGACGTGCTGCGCGAGCGGCCCGTAGCCGAGCGTGGCCCGGTGGATATACTCGTGGTCCACCAAGCCCTCTTCGATGAGCACGTGCATCATCCCCAGCGCCAGCGCGCCGTCCGTGCCCGGCCGAGGCTGGAGATAGAGGTCCGCCGTCTTCGCGGTCTGCGTCCGGTAGGGATCGATGCACACGATGAAGGCGCCGCGCTTCCGCGCCCGCTTCACGAGCGACATGAGGTTGATGTGCGTGTAGCTCGCGTTGATACCCCACAGGATAACCAAGTCGGAACCGACCATCTGCTCAGCGTCGCTGCCGGCGACCGTGCCGAGCGTGGCCGTCCATCCGGCGTACGCGGTCGTGACGCAGATCGTGCGGTCGAGCTGCGCGGCGCCCAGCGCGTGGAAGAGCGGGTGCCCGGCCCAGTACTGGAGGAGCCCCAGCGTGCCGCCGTAGGAAAACGGCAGGATGGCTTCCCCGCCCCACTCCGAGATCACGCCCCGCCACCGGCGCGCGATCAGGTCGATCGCGGCCTCCCAGCCGATGGGCTCGAAACGCCCCTCGCCCTTGGCCCCGACGCGCCTGAGCGGCGTCAGCACCCGCGTCGGGGCATAGACGCGCTCGGCGTAGTCGTGAACTTTGCCGCAGACCACGCCGCGCGTGAAGGGGTGCGCCGGGTCGCCGCCGACGTCGGTGACGAGGCCGTCGTCCACGGTGACGACGAGCGCGCACTGGGACGGGCAATCGTGGGGGCAAACAGACTGCAGAATCTCATGCATGACGCAACAGAGTAGCACACGTTGTATAGTGCTCAAATGCTCGCCCGGCTCAAGGCGCTGCACCCGTTCCAGACGCCGGACGTCAAGCGCCTGGCCGTGCTCTTCGGCATCGTCTACTTCGCCCAAGGCATGTGGTACCTGCCGAACCAGACCATCACGATCTCGCTGAAGGACGGAGGCCTGTCGGCAGGACAGGTCGCCGGCTTTTTCGCCATCACCACGGTGCCGTGGCTGATCAAGCCCGTCTACGGTCTCCTGTCCGACTTCGTACCGCTCTTCGGCTACCACCGGAAAAGCTACCTCTTGCTCACATCGGCGACGGCGGCCGCGGCCGGGCTGCTCCTCGGCCTGACGGGAGATCACGCGTACTGGCGGATGGCGGCCTTCCTCACGCTGATGGCGCTGGGGCTCGCCTTCACCGACGTGCTGGTGGACGCGCTGATGGTAGAGAACGGCAAGCCCATGGGTTTGACGGGCGCCTTCCAATCCGTCCAGTGGGGCGCCATCACGACGGCGTCCATCCTCGTGGGCGAGCTCGGCGGGTACCTCGCCGAGAACCGGCGCCTGCACGCCGCCTTCTTCCTCGCCGCCTGCTTTCCGCTGGTCTCGCTCCTGATGTCCGCCTTCTTCGTCCGCGAAGCCCCCGCGCGGGCGGACCGCGAGGCCTTCGCGACCACCTGGGGCGCCATCCGGGACGCCTTGCGCGAGCGAGAGGTCTGGGTGGTCGGAGGCTTCATTTTCTTCTGGACCTTCAGCCCGTCCTTCGGGCCGGCGATGCTCTACTATCAGACCGACCACCTGCACTTCTCTCAGCAGTTCATCGGCCACCTGGCGGCGATCGCGGCGGTGGCGGGCGTCGCCGGAGCCTTCATCTACGCGCCGCTGTCACGCCGGGTGCCGCTCACACGGCTCATCAACTTCTCCATCGGCGCCGCCGTCATTGGCACGTTGGCGTACCTCGTCTACCGGGGCCACGTCTCGGCCATCATCATCGACGTCGTCTTCGGCTGCGTCGGCATGATCACCCAGCTCGCCTTCCTCGACCTGGCGGCCAAGTCGTGCCCGCGCCGCGTCGAGGCGACCTTCTTCGCGCTCCTGATGTCCGTCTACAACGGCGGCAGCCAGATCTCGCAGAACATCGGGGGCCGGCTCTACGATTCCTTCGGCTTCACCCCGCTCGTCCTGGTCTCGACGGCGTTCACCGCGGCGGCCTGGCTGCTGGTCCCGCTCGTCAGGATCGACCGCATCGAGGCCAAGGCGAAGCAGGCCGAGCTGCCTGCCCTCTGATGCGGCTGGTTCGCCTGGGCCTGCTCGTCTGCGGCGCCGCGCTCTTCCTGTGGCTGCTCGCCACCATCGGCCCCGGCGCCGTCGTCCAAGCCTTCGCGGATCTGTCGTGGCGGCTCCTGATCATCCTCGTCTTCCCCTTCGGGCTCACCACGCTCCTCGACACGCTCGGGTGGCGCTACGCGTTTCGCCGCGACACGGTGCCGTTCAGGGCGCTGCTGGCCTCTCGCCTCGCGGGCGAGGCCTTCAACCTCACGACACCCACGGCCTCGATGGGCGGCGAGGCCGTCAAGGCCTGGCTCGTGAGACCGTGGGCGCCGCTCACCGAGGGCCTGCCGTCCGTGATCGTCGCCAAGACGACGATCACCATCGGGCAGGCGCTCTTCGTCGTGGTCGGGCTCGTCGCGGCCCACGCGGCCCTGCAGTCCGACTCCCTCGTCGTCCGCGGCATGGAGTGGCTGCTCGTGGTCCAGGTGGTGGCCGTAGGCGGCTTCGTGGCCGTCCAGGCCGGCGGAGCCCTCCGCGGCAGCACGCGGTGGCTCAAGAAGCTCGGGTGGCTCTCGGGCAGTCGCCTCGAATCGGTCACCCAGGTCAACGACGAGCTGGCCCACTTCTACCGCCGCGAGCCCAAGCGACTGGCGCTGTCGATCCTCTTCCACTTCCTGGCGTGGCTCATCGGCGCGCTCGAGCCCTGGCTCATCCTGCGCTGGATCGGGCTGCCGGTCTCGCTCGCCGAGGCCACCGCCATCGAGGCCTTCAGCAGCGGCATCCGCTTCGCGGCCTTCCTCGTGCCGGGCTACCTCGGCGCCCTCGAGGCGGGACACGTGGCGATCTTCGCCGCGCTCGGGCTGGGCGCGCCCGCGGGGCTGTCCTTCACGCTGATCCGCCGCGTGCGCGAAGCCGCGTGGACCGGACTCGGCTTCCTCGCCCTCGCGCCGCTCCGCGCTCAAGCTCCTCCCGCTTCCGAAAAGCCCTAGCCTGATCTCCCGGGGAACTAACCACTCGCGAGGCGGGCGGGACCGGACACCGCTACGACGGACGGCCGGCGAGGTGTTCGCTGATTACCCGCAGAGCAGCCTCGATCGCGCGCACGCCGATGGCGGGATCCATGCTCGGCTGGTCGAGCCCCGAGGCGGCGACCATCGCGGGCGAGAGCGGGAC from Candidatus Methylomirabilota bacterium includes these protein-coding regions:
- a CDS encoding thiamine pyrophosphate-dependent enzyme; translation: MTGHQFADLLDAQGFDFFTGVPCSLAEGVIAALERQPRGRRTPYVPAVREDVALGLAAGAWLGGRVPAVIMQNSGLGTSANALVSLSLLYRLPALLLMTWRGFEGKDAPEHIVMGEITRPLLDLMGVPHRVLARGSEEADLAWARAEALRSSQPVALLLPPRVLEADTPEPAAPASVTPQAPVTTAPPSALPSSLSRFEALSVAVGALGSEPVVHANGYVCRESFAVRDRPENFYMIGSMGLASSIALGLALARPERRTVVFDGDGNLLMNLGILPMVGGGPAIGRGRPANFVHVVFDNSVYASTGGQLSPSRGVGLAAVAAACGYARAESVDSAAGVESALRGALEADGPSFILVRVNAEEHPAPRIPYAPEEIRDRFRRAIGSP
- a CDS encoding flippase-like domain-containing protein, which translates into the protein MSVRLLRPLLLAVGLAVVVWLVWDLGPAAVWEAIHRLSWRLGLVVLFPFCVAVVLDTLGWRLLLPTCRVPWGTLAAARLAGEAVNLLTPTASVGGEPLKAYLVRDRLPLDEGLASVVVDKTTMVMGQAAFLAAGLGVALLALEPSRTVTIAMAALLAVEIVGVGGFAMVQIRGGIAGAGRILHRLGVGRAESHQELLHEVDGRLARLYRERRARVLLSALLHTLGWAVGGFEIYVVLTLADIPVSLTTALVLEAVGCAVRFATFMVPGSLGALEGGNVAVFAAFGLPGAAGLSFSLVRRLREATWALIGLGALAAFKSRPEGPAVGGSSPAGGSGGA
- a CDS encoding inositol-3-phosphate synthase, whose product is MGSVRVAIVGVGNCASALVQGVHFYKNAPDDGFIPGLMRPRLAGYHVGDIEFSAAFDVDVNKVGRDLSEAIWAKPNNTVRFGEVPHLGVPVQRGMTHDGLGHYLSQVITKAPGPTVDIAGILRETRTDVVVNFLPVGSEMATKWYVEQILDAGCGFVNCIPVFIAREEYWRRRFEEHGLPIVGDDVKSQVGATIIHRVLTKLFMDRGVRMEHTSQLNVGGNTDFLNMLERSRLASKKISKTDAVRSQLAHEMAADDIHIGPSDYVPWLLDRKWAHIRLEGRAFGDQPINVELKLEVWDSPNSAGVVIDAIRSCKIAMDRGLKGALFAPSAYLMKSPPEQWSDEIARTRLERFIDGGV
- a CDS encoding MMPL family transporter gives rise to the protein MIAISRTGRLLRRLVRLSCRRPLVTTLLSLILAVAGVTYTLHALSFKTSGRDLLPKKAGYIVRYNQYAREFGELEDIVIVIEARTFEAAKDYAARLVQELRASPLKFPRVAYRVDPKRFEGRHLLYLPEKQLKEIRDRIFDHQEFMESFAGDPSLARLIEGANAAMASAFVSNLFDLGIGQGSGEDTRFLRLVLDQIAGRLEHPTPYRSPWGTLFSLSERPADAGYFLSDDKSLLFVLVETPQSEKGSFMSDRRAIEIIRRVIADLKPAFPTVQAGVTGGPTLSNDEMTAAFHDSSVATVLAFGLTLLVMLLAFWRVGKPLLMLAVLAVTLAWSMGIITLTVGHLTIFSVMFISIVIGIGIDYGIYFLFRYEEEIFLGRNLKEALELTAARAGPGMLIGALTAGGTFYVLMLTDFRGIQELGFIAGTAILMAWLGMMTLFPALLVVVDRRHGDRPRNQAPRAHALERINVPVLDRLTRYPKAVLTIAGVATAASLGALPYVGFDYNLLNLQPKRTESVIWEKRILANTGRSGFNGLASATTLEELRRKQEAFENLSSVSEVDSVLRVIPDNQKEKIAIVRTFAPIVAPVRVGRSSPVDLDRLTRALGELTRRLDIFAAEAGDKLPDDLKQLRTRTMALITALQSTSREVSEPALTHLQSQLYGDFVTNFFDLQRNLNPRQIGLADVPDELRRKFIGKRGDFLLQIHPKLDIWEREGARQFVRELRSVDPDVTGAPIITYEAIGYMERAYFQGTAYAFILVGLLSALMIRRGKETLLALLPLVLALLWTIGLMRVFHLQFTMANVWGLPLIVGASAEFGLNVIVRYFEGRDHGGPLIARSTIMAVALNGVTTMVGFGSLMIARHQGIFGLGLLLTIGAFCALLASLVVLPVILRLIARPAAHAAPTVARSSAA
- a CDS encoding molybdopterin oxidoreductase family protein translates to MHEILQSVCPHDCPSQCALVVTVDDGLVTDVGGDPAHPFTRGVVCGKVHDYAERVYAPTRVLTPLRRVGAKGEGRFEPIGWEAAIDLIARRWRGVISEWGGEAILPFSYGGTLGLLQYWAGHPLFHALGAAQLDRTICVTTAYAGWTATLGTVAGSDAEQMVGSDLVILWGINASYTHINLMSLVKRARKRGAFIVCIDPYRTQTAKTADLYLQPRPGTDGALALGMMHVLIEEGLVDHEYIHRATLGYGPLAQHVKQYAPERVAAITGLTPEAVVSFARRYGASPASFLRVGIGLSRHENGGGTCRAIACLPALTGAYAHPSGGALLSSTRTFGLDLAALERRDLMPALEPRTINMIHLGQALTDPCMSPPVKALYVYNSNPASVVPNQELVLRGLAREDLFTVVHEQHLTDTTDYADIVLPATTSMEHVDLYKSFGHLYVQLAEPVIEPAGESRSNWRVVRLLARAMGLTDPHFSKDEPALIREVLASGDLSVAGITYERLKAERSVRLSVGRPYLPFAVGAPTPSGKVEFVSESMARAGLPLLPTYVPLVEGPENEAVARRYPLQCIVPPNRFFLNSSFSQSDKLRRRQRGASVFLHPEDARPRGIADGDAVMVRSARGEARFTATLTDDTRPGLAVIEGIWWSKHQAGGRGVNVITDDRLADMGGGPALHSNLVQVARL
- a CDS encoding MFS transporter is translated as MLARLKALHPFQTPDVKRLAVLFGIVYFAQGMWYLPNQTITISLKDGGLSAGQVAGFFAITTVPWLIKPVYGLLSDFVPLFGYHRKSYLLLTSATAAAAGLLLGLTGDHAYWRMAAFLTLMALGLAFTDVLVDALMVENGKPMGLTGAFQSVQWGAITTASILVGELGGYLAENRRLHAAFFLAACFPLVSLLMSAFFVREAPARADREAFATTWGAIRDALREREVWVVGGFIFFWTFSPSFGPAMLYYQTDHLHFSQQFIGHLAAIAAVAGVAGAFIYAPLSRRVPLTRLINFSIGAAVIGTLAYLVYRGHVSAIIIDVVFGCVGMITQLAFLDLAAKSCPRRVEATFFALLMSVYNGGSQISQNIGGRLYDSFGFTPLVLVSTAFTAAAWLLVPLVRIDRIEAKAKQAELPAL
- a CDS encoding flippase-like domain-containing protein, whose product is MRLVRLGLLVCGAALFLWLLATIGPGAVVQAFADLSWRLLIILVFPFGLTTLLDTLGWRYAFRRDTVPFRALLASRLAGEAFNLTTPTASMGGEAVKAWLVRPWAPLTEGLPSVIVAKTTITIGQALFVVVGLVAAHAALQSDSLVVRGMEWLLVVQVVAVGGFVAVQAGGALRGSTRWLKKLGWLSGSRLESVTQVNDELAHFYRREPKRLALSILFHFLAWLIGALEPWLILRWIGLPVSLAEATAIEAFSSGIRFAAFLVPGYLGALEAGHVAIFAALGLGAPAGLSFTLIRRVREAAWTGLGFLALAPLRAQAPPASEKP